The following proteins come from a genomic window of Lolium rigidum isolate FL_2022 chromosome 5, APGP_CSIRO_Lrig_0.1, whole genome shotgun sequence:
- the LOC124657773 gene encoding tRNA-uridine aminocarboxypropyltransferase 2-like, whose product MDLDLPLSSSVSDEDAGDEQTLTGRAVCHAGCGRPSRVCLCPHLPPSPLHTSATVVVLHHPHALRRNPLSTLPLLARCLANLHLLPGRRLRPSSTPLLPSTPSPNPVLLLFPSPAASDLASWCRSTPPSARANPTLLLLDGTWQQAKEMHAASLPFLSSFVVPVSLPVDSGVDGDSMFESELVVKKEPHKGCMSTMEAAARALRLLEPEGRGAEIEETMVRVLRAMVAFQAEHLQHRNIKPRPKMRKKKDIKREQEMKKNAGLV is encoded by the coding sequence ATGGATTTGGACTTGccactctcctcctccgtctccgaCGAGGACGCCGGCGACGAGCAGACCCTAACTGGCCGCGCCGTCTGCCACGCCGGCTGCGGCCGCCCGTCCCGCGTCTGCCTCTGCCCGCACCTGCCGCCGTCCCCGCTCCACACATCCGCcaccgtcgtcgtcctccaccaccCCCACGCCCTCCGCCGCAACCCGCTCTCCACCCTCCCCCTCCTCGCCCGCTGCCTCGCcaacctccacctcctccccggccgccgcctccgcccctcctccaccccGCTCCTTCCCAGTACTCCCTCCCCAAACCCCGTCCTCCTCCTATTCCCCTCGCCCGCCGCCTCCGACCTCGCCTCCTGGTGCCGGTCCACCCCTCCCTCCGCGCGCGCCAAtcccaccctcctcctcctcgatggcaCCTGGCAGCAGGCCAAGGAGATGCACGCCGCCAGCCTCCCGTTCCTGTCCTCCTTCGTCGTCCCCGTCTCCCTGCCCGTCGACAGCGGCGTCGACGGGGACAGCATGTTCGAGTCGGAGCTCGTGGTCAAGAAGGAGCCGCATAAGGGGTGCATGAGCACAATGGAGGCGGCCGCAAGGGCGCTGCGCCTGCTGGAGCCGGAGGGAAGAGGCGCGGAGATCGAGGAGACGATGGTGAGGGTGCTCAGGGCGATGGTCGCCTTCCAGGCCGAGCATTTGCAGCACCGGAACATCAAACCGAGACCAAAGATGAGGAAGAAAAAGGATATCAAGAGGGAACAGGAGATGAAGAAGAATGCCGGGTTGGTGTGA